The following coding sequences lie in one Deltaproteobacteria bacterium genomic window:
- a CDS encoding cytochrome d ubiquinol oxidase subunit II, whose amino-acid sequence LWGASLAVILIWKQLNQNNVWLIRFLVGLVVTLILTGYWGAHFPNIVELSNGSSITWHETIAPKPTLDALAGALIGGSFLILPGLFYLFKIFKAPAKH is encoded by the coding sequence CTATGGGGCGCAAGTCTTGCAGTCATTCTGATCTGGAAGCAACTGAATCAAAACAACGTCTGGCTGATTCGTTTCTTGGTAGGACTCGTCGTAACCTTAATTCTCACAGGCTACTGGGGCGCTCATTTCCCAAACATCGTGGAGCTTTCCAACGGCAGCAGTATCACCTGGCACGAAACCATAGCCCCTAAACCCACACTCGATGCCCTTGCCGGCGCACTGATCGGTGGCTCTTTTCTAATTCTCCCCGGCCTCTTCTATCTCTTCAAAATCTTTAAGGCTCCGGCCAAGCACTAA
- a CDS encoding acyl-CoA dehydrogenase, with the protein MSFIINRTDLAFVLYDWLDVNALCQWDRFQEHDQETFDAVLDTAHAIAREEFETHAHKLDENEPHLKDGKVQLIPEVKQALDAYVAAGFMAAHRDAEEGGMQLPWVLAQAAQGLFYGANISTAGYPLLSVGVANLLEAWGSASQKENYMRPILEGRFFGTMCLSEPEAGSSLADLQTRAVPKDDGSYEITGTKMWISGGDHDLCENIIHLVLAKLPGAPDGVKGISLFVVPKYLENGDSNAVVLAGLNHKMGFRGTVNTLLNFGEGGTCRGELVGKEHQGLRAMFHMMNEARIGVGFGATMLGYGGYLCSLDYARERPQGRHPDNRDPSSPQVPIIEHADVKRMLLKQKSFVEGGLALGLYAAKLIDEAEHHPDSGKRDEAKKMLHILTPVAKAWPSRYCLEANDQAIQVLGGAGYTRDYPVERFYRDNRLNAIHEGTNGIQGLDLLGRKILADGGQSLMVLAGRMQETMKRAASNPDLAGLATQLGDVTQRVQACIATVGQAAAKGELRKALADASLFLEAFGHTVVAWIWLEQALVAQGKLDETSGKASGFYGGKISAARYFFRYELSDVPNKLNIVMGMHGECLTMDVAGF; encoded by the coding sequence ATGAGCTTTATTATAAACCGAACCGATCTAGCATTTGTTTTGTACGATTGGCTTGATGTGAATGCTCTCTGTCAGTGGGACAGGTTCCAAGAACATGACCAAGAAACCTTTGATGCGGTTCTGGATACGGCGCACGCAATTGCTCGCGAAGAGTTTGAAACCCATGCCCATAAACTTGATGAAAACGAGCCTCACCTAAAAGATGGTAAGGTTCAGCTGATTCCCGAGGTGAAGCAGGCACTTGACGCCTACGTTGCGGCTGGCTTTATGGCCGCGCACCGGGACGCAGAAGAAGGCGGGATGCAACTGCCATGGGTCTTGGCCCAGGCGGCACAAGGTCTCTTTTATGGGGCTAATATTTCAACCGCTGGTTATCCTCTTTTAAGTGTGGGAGTAGCCAATCTCTTGGAAGCATGGGGTAGCGCGTCTCAAAAAGAGAATTACATGCGACCAATCCTTGAAGGCCGATTCTTCGGGACCATGTGTCTGTCTGAACCAGAGGCAGGATCCTCTCTTGCTGACCTCCAGACACGAGCCGTGCCGAAGGATGATGGCAGCTATGAGATCACGGGAACGAAAATGTGGATCTCGGGCGGTGACCATGACCTCTGCGAAAACATCATTCACTTGGTGCTGGCGAAGCTCCCAGGTGCACCGGATGGTGTGAAGGGGATCTCACTTTTCGTCGTACCGAAGTACCTAGAAAATGGAGACTCCAATGCCGTGGTGCTGGCGGGTCTTAACCATAAGATGGGGTTTCGTGGCACTGTGAATACTCTACTTAACTTCGGAGAAGGCGGGACTTGTCGAGGTGAGTTGGTGGGTAAGGAGCATCAAGGGTTAAGGGCCATGTTCCATATGATGAATGAAGCCCGCATTGGCGTTGGCTTCGGAGCAACGATGCTGGGCTATGGCGGATACCTCTGTTCTCTGGATTACGCGCGTGAAAGGCCTCAGGGACGGCATCCGGATAATCGTGACCCCTCGTCGCCTCAAGTTCCTATTATTGAACATGCCGACGTAAAGAGAATGCTCTTGAAGCAGAAATCTTTTGTGGAGGGTGGTTTGGCACTGGGTCTTTATGCTGCAAAGCTAATCGATGAAGCTGAGCATCACCCTGATTCTGGCAAAAGAGATGAGGCCAAGAAGATGCTTCATATTCTGACGCCTGTCGCCAAAGCGTGGCCTTCGCGTTATTGCCTGGAGGCCAATGACCAAGCCATTCAGGTTCTCGGTGGCGCCGGTTATACCCGAGATTACCCGGTGGAGCGGTTTTACCGAGATAACCGTCTTAATGCCATTCACGAGGGAACCAATGGGATTCAAGGTCTCGATCTCTTGGGCCGGAAGATTCTAGCCGACGGTGGCCAATCGTTGATGGTGCTGGCGGGAAGAATGCAAGAGACGATGAAGCGGGCAGCATCAAACCCAGATCTCGCAGGCTTAGCGACTCAGCTGGGAGACGTTACCCAACGAGTCCAGGCTTGTATTGCTACTGTAGGACAAGCTGCGGCTAAAGGTGAACTGCGAAAAGCGCTGGCAGACGCATCGTTATTTCTGGAAGCTTTTGGGCACACAGTTGTGGCCTGGATCTGGCTAGAGCAAGCATTGGTTGCTCAAGGTAAGCTGGATGAGACTTCTGGAAAAGCGAGCGGGTTCTATGGTGGTAAAATAAGCGCCGCTCGTTATTTCTTTAGATATGAGCTGAGTGATGTTCCGAACAAGCTTAATATTGTCATGGGTATGCATGGTGAGTGCTTGACGATGGATGTTGCCGGTTTTTAG
- a CDS encoding methylated-DNA--[protein]-cysteine S-methyltransferase, which translates to MELVRESVATPLGKVVLVTSQEKLCSLDFEGFEERLNRLLAKRFGFYRFVTGVASTEMPSRVAAYFAGDLNAFSGVPLLTQGSPFQEKVWRALGAIAPGTTCSYKDIAISIHAPKASRAVGGANGLNPIALAVPCHRVIGASGTLGGYAGGLSKKRWLLSHERKWT; encoded by the coding sequence ATGGAATTAGTGAGAGAGTCGGTTGCTACACCCCTGGGTAAGGTCGTACTCGTAACGTCTCAAGAAAAGCTATGCAGTCTGGATTTTGAGGGCTTTGAAGAGCGCCTCAACCGCCTCCTTGCGAAGAGGTTCGGATTTTACCGTTTCGTGACTGGGGTGGCGTCCACTGAGATGCCGAGTCGTGTTGCGGCATATTTTGCAGGGGATCTTAACGCTTTCTCTGGGGTACCACTACTTACGCAGGGCAGCCCATTTCAGGAGAAGGTATGGCGAGCTTTGGGGGCCATCGCCCCAGGAACGACCTGCTCGTACAAAGATATTGCGATAAGCATTCACGCTCCTAAGGCATCACGTGCTGTGGGCGGTGCCAACGGTCTTAACCCAATAGCCTTGGCAGTTCCTTGCCACCGGGTTATTGGTGCAAGTGGAACCCTGGGTGGATACGCCGGGGGCTTGAGTAAAAAGAGATGGCTGCTGAGCCACGAGAGGAAATGGACATGA